AGGCCACTGCTTTCCTGGGGTAAGCTGTGAGTAGACACAGTTACTGAAACAGATGCTTAATCTTTTTTCCTGGCAGTGGACTTGTCCTTCTCTCCACGTTAGTAGGGCTGTGTTCACTTCAAAGCCCTGGAGGGGTTGATGTTAGTTTGCTATCCCAGTATTGTGCAGTTACAGAGGAAATGAAgttaagatttaatatatttgGTAATAGAGTAAAAAAGCCATTTTAGCAATTGATTTTCCCATGTTTATGGTTTCTGTCTTCAGAGTGTTTCAAATACTTGAAACACGCTTGCATGATGGTCATTAAATTCCCTGAGTAATACAAAAGCATGGCTTCTTTTCTAATCCTGTAATCCTTCaatcttaattttaaataatcCTTCAATCTTAATTTGAAAATTTTAGGTCACTGTaaatcataaatatattttaaatgtttatatgtgCATAGTGTATTTTTGTAAGAGTAGATGTGTAAATTGTATATCTGCACCACAGACTGGATGAGAAATTGCAATACTGGTTACATTGTAACAATACAATCAAAGTCAAATCCAACAGTGCTGCTCCtgaacagaaaactacaaaagTTGTTCAATACACATATTTATTCATTAGTCATTTAGCGACTTAGAGACTGGGGGgggaactatgcatcaacaacttctgctgcagaatcacttcagataggacctcagttttatgtctgatctgaaggacagagcacaagtaGCTTaagttgctcagggtcacacacagtgagtcattggCAGAGCGGGGATTTGAAACCTGGAACCTTCTGGtctcaagcccttttctttaaccactggaccaccaaatcTCCATGTCCATTTAGCTGATATCCTCCCTTTAACAACCATGTTCTAAATTCAACTCCAACATTTTTATTAACATCTTTTTCCCAAAGTAACATTAGGAATAAGTAACTTctcaatacattttacattttggaaggTTGCATTTTATGTATCGGACTCCACTTGTGCtgagcaatcttttttttaaataatgcagatTCAATACTTTTTGGGCACTTAATgaattttgtgacattttcagAAAAAGATTgaaccgaccccccccccccctttgctgaacctgtgcgacCAACTTGTTTTTGATGCTATTTCTAATAGTTTGTTAGAGGTGGATGAATCACAGTTGGTAGTGGGTGGAGATTTGAATGCTGTAATAGACCTGAAACTTGACAGATCAATAGCACACACAGCATATTCTTATCTCTgttgcaaaatgttttgcatttgaGAGACTAATGGTGCATTAAGAACCCGGGAACAAGAGACTCTGCATGTTTTTTTGGCCAGGTAAAAGAGTTACTCGAATAGACTATATTTTTGTATCCGCTAGTTTATTTCAACTCGTTGATGATGTGAAATGAAGTCCAATATTGTATTTACTCCATTGAGAAGGGAAATGACCCATCTCAGGGACGCCGAGGCCAGGGGGTCCACGGCCCCTCACTTTAGTATGACAGAAAGGGCCACTAAGTGGCGTTTTAATTGTAGTTTACTCAGCAACACTGACTTTTTAAAGCAACTTTCCAAgagttttttttctaaattgataCAGATACTGCATCTAGTCCCCAGCCATTATGGGAGGCCACAAAATGCTTTCTAATTTTAATGTTACTTAAATGTCACTCATAACAAACAAAAGTACGACTTGGAAGAACAAGTACTACTGCTgtcatatttgtgtgtgtggaaggAGTGTGAGTGAAGTCTCTGACTATGGGCAGTGTTGAATCGCTGCTCTCCTGTATCTCTCCCTACTCTTTAGGCTTGAAGGTGCTGCGCTGCTGTAATCACTGTGAAATCGTGGGCACCATTAAGGGGGAAAAGAAGTTTAAAGGAGCTCACTGGCATTGCTACCGCTGCCGCAACGGCTTCAACCGTCGCGATGAGGCTGTGAAGCACTACAAAACACACTTTCGAAACCCACACACCACCTTCCAGATCCAGATCACACAGGTACAGGGATCACTACGAAACACACTTTCGAAACCCACACATCACCTTCCAGATCCAGATCACACAGGTACGGGGATCACTACGAAACACACTTTCGAAACCCACACACCACCTTCCAGATCCAGATCACACAGGTACGGGGATCACTATGAAACACACTTTCAAAACCCACACACCACCTCCCAGATCCAGATCACACAGGTACAGGGATCACTACGAAACACACTTTCGAAACCCACACATCACCTTCCAGATCCAGATCACACAGGTACGGGGATCACTACGAAACACACTTTCGAAACCCACACACCACCTTCCAGATCCAGATCACACAGGTACGGGGATCACTACGAAACACACTTTTGAAACCCACACACAATTATGTTCATACATAATACTGGTATATCAAAATACTTTAGCTTAAAATTATTACTTTTAATAGTTGACAAAGTGGCATTACATAATGTAGGTGAATCAAAACCACTTTAAGAACCTGTGCTAATTGTAACatcattacaattatttatttatttatttgtaaagggAATAGTATTGTTTGCACCAAGTAGTAAATAGCAGCATAACATTTTTGATAATTCTTTAATAATTTAAGTTGCATTATTTTAAGTTAAAGGGTGCTATAGGAAGTGTGTTTTGGTAAAGGTATGGTATTTACAAATCAcaatgtatgtatgcatatgtaTGCAATAAATGTGACTAGAACTGCCATATTGTCTGCCCTACCCAGGAGGTGAACAGCAGGCAGTATTATGAACAGAGTGCGGAGGCCCACCCAAAAGCCTATGGAGGTCTCGCCGTCACAGCTGGCTCAAACGGAGACTACAGCACTATTGGCTCAGTCCTAGCGCAAACTGTCATTGCTACGGCAACAGGCACAGAGACCCTCATCACTGAAGTCTCTAAGGTAAGGTAAGGCAATGTAGTGTTGACAGTTCTGACTGGCCTAGAACTTTGGAGTCATGCCAGCTGAAGTGGACCAACCCAAAAATTACATGTGTAGGTAACTGTAGCCTGTGAGGTCTACAGATGTGCTTGATTCCTTATATGAAAGCTGAATTACACCCCCCTCCACCATTCCTTGATGTGGGAATTATGATACATTGTAACGGCATGATGGCTGCACAGTTTCCGAACCCCTTCATTATTGTATTGTTCTTATTTGAATACAATGGTAGATTCATTGCTACAGTGGTGTAATGTTTCAGCTACTAACCATACAAATCTGATTTACTTAatgatgaatacatattttaacagtcacattgaaatattttgtatttgtgttgctttgATGTTCCTACAGTTCTTTGTAATGGTTGTTACAATAAATGCCAATTTGAATTAACTTCAGTGGTGCAGCTTGACACCACACAAGTCAGGAGATGCCATACCACCCATGTCGGCTGCATTCAGGCTAGGCTTCTAGTAGAGATACTGAGATGTGAGGGGCAGGGTAGCATTCGGTGACCAGGGAAGTAACATTGGTTTTCGAAGACAACTGTTTGAAAACCTAAGCATGTTTTTTGTGATGCTGCAATGGGGCGTAAAGCAAAATCAGTTAGCTAGTATGTGAAGGAAAATTAGGATTTGGATGAAACCATAAAAGGAAAGACAGAAATCGTGTGCAAGTGTGACTGTTGTAATTCCTGAGAATATATACACAGCTGTACATAGTTTACCTGCGAGGGTCCTGTTTATAGCATTGTCGTTTCAGTGGGACCTGAATTTCCTTTCCTCAGTCCTACAGTAGCCAGACATCTGCATTTCAACATGTTAAGTTAACCTCTTTATAACTATAATTAGGTATGATAGATGTGAGTAATAATGAGTGTTGGCAACCAAAATTTATTGTatttgagtggtgtttattttctATCCCTGAAAGTAactgattttaataaataataataaaaaaacgaaaCCAAAAAACCCACCCCCAAATGTACTTAACTACCAAAGCCAACAAAAAGTTTTGAGCAGACCTTTTAGGGAAGTTATTTAGTAGCACTTAAATAtacttgcctgtgtgtttatGTGAAGACCATTTAATTAGAAAATGTATCTATAATATCAGGGTACGGGGTGTAGATGCCCCAGTGCTAAacgtgtttgttttcttaaaggacAGCAGTGTGAGCAATGGGATCACAGTGGGAGCGGAGGAGACAGTGGGGCCCTGCCCCCAGTCCTCGGGGAGACAGACACTGGTTCTCATGGACCCTGATGGAGAGAGTGGGAACCTACTCTATGAAGAAACAACCAATATCATTACAGAGCAGGTAACGAAAACAACCAATATCATTACAGAACAGGTAATGAAAACAACCAGTATCATTACAGAGCAGGTAACGAAAACAACCAGTATCATTACAGAGCAGGTAACGAAAACAACCAGTATCATTACAGAGCAGGTAACGAAAACAACCAGTATCATTACAGAGCAGGTAACGAAAACAACCAGAATCATTACAGAGCAACCAGTAACATTACAGAAAACAACCAGTATCATTACAGAGCAGGTAACGAAAACAACCAGTATCATTACAGAGCAGGTAACGAAAACAACCAGTATCATTACAGAGCAGGTAACGAAAACAACCAGTATcattacagaaaaatgaaaacaaccagTATCATTACAGAGCAGGTTATCATTACAGAGCAGGTAACGAAAACAACCAGAATCATTACAGAGCAGGTAACGAAAACAACCAGTATCATTACAGAGCAGGTGATGAAACCAACCAATATCATTACAGAGCAGGTAttggttgaaaaaaataagttaactttttagtatttataaaaaaGCTGCTTTTCGTTCAGTGACATTACCAGTTCTGGAGCATGAGTCTTTATAATATTCACTTAgataaaaacatttgaatgacAGTACCTGTTAGTAATTATGTGTTTTATAACTGACTAATAATAAATATCaacttttattgtttatttaaaataaatgattccaTTAGAATCTAGCATTATATACTTGCATGAAGAGATAGACCATAGTTTTGTTTGGTGATTTTGTAAGCACGGGTTTAGAGGCCGGCAAGGTTCAACCTGTAAACTAATTGAGGCGTCGTCTGCTCAAGCTAATGTAACACCgctgcgtttaaaaatataacaattctAATGCAGACATGCCTGTGATTTAAAAGTATCCACAGTAAATAGAATTTTTTAGACTGCTTTTGAAGATTGCATAtcagatgaaaatgaaaaaaagaagctaCCTTCGCAAAACCTCTTTGTCCACGGCCATCTGATGAAAACCTGAATTGTTTTATAGTGGGAAGGTAAACACTAGTACAGCAGGCTATCCTTCAGGTGCACAGTGTTCCTTTATGCAACTACTATGCTAATGTGTTAATATTACAAACAATATTGTGCTATATATGGTATAGTACTTTTTGTAATAGTGGGTaggtatttttgcacagtgggCCATCATACAAGTTGTGGCACTAGTAGTGACACATTTTACATGACATTTTAATAGGATTCATCAATATATTATAATGACTTTTGTAGAGCTATTGCAGTCTGGAATTTGTATCACAAACCTTTTTAATGTTCATtgtccaataaaaaaaagaaacattttccaGCCACGTTTTTTAAAGTAATCCCTCAGGAAACTTTTGAGCTTCAGACTTTGATTTGAATTTTATAGCTAATGTGTCTATACTCTGCAGACTCTTATAGTATAGCAGGGAGGATGAGAGGCAATATTTCACTTTGAAAGAGAAGCAGAGGTGATACGAGCAACCTTGGGCTAACCCACCCTGGCtagcaggaaggagcagtgacTCAGCAGCACTTAAATGATGTTCTGGATTACATTTCCTCATGCTAATGGGGAGGGCCGTGCACCTGCAGCCCAGAGAAAGGAACTGCAGTGATTTTCAGGACAGGCTGCGACAGACTTATCTGCTATGTCTGGTTTAAAGTGGTTCCTTTGAGAACCCCAGACCGCTCAATACCACCGTGCTTATTCACAGTGCAATCCTTTTTTATGATGTGTTCATTTGATTGGTGCAGACAAAGGCAGCCGGAATAATGCAGTAAAGCCTTTATAACCCTAGTACTGCAGGGTATAGAGAATGATCTTGTCAGAAGATTATAGATgctttaaagtgttacagaacaccctgcgcagtttacaagaaacacattgcgttttgctgtgtttttgccgactattttacatttcataatcgcacatcatgggtcataaatcaactggacGCAACGTTTCTCAACATTTAGTCGGGAGTGCTCAacaggagaggaaaaaaaagtcTTCTAAGATCTCAGTGtgtcacgctccctcctgcaatagtgctggttttctgttaccacaatacaccactcatttcagTCAGAGTAGCACCCTGATTGCAGAGCGTTTACAGTGTAGAAGGTAcagtagtgggtttgagtagctcaaaCCACTGCTGATGGGATATTTCTTCTTCAATAACCCTAAAAAATGGGTGCCTGCTAAGGTCACTGGCAGGACTGGTATAACACAGTAAACATTTGTGTTTCAGGGTGGGGAGAGTCTTGATCAGAACCTCTTGCTGGAGAAGCAGCTGATAGAGCTCCATCAACACAACCAGGCACTGCGGcaggagaaagaggaggtggagaAGAAACTCGGAGCAGAGATCCAGGAGCTCAAGGACCATGTATGGAGGggtggaggggagggagggaggaaaaaaaaggaaactgagcCAACTATCAGATAATTCCAGACAGTATTCGCCAGTATGCATTGCCATCCCTTTACGGACCTCGCCTCTTCCTTTATGAAAAATGCAAACgttatgttaaatgtgtattgGATTTTGAATGGTATTTTTCTTGTAGCTCTTGGTGAACAATAGTGAATGCCTACTAATGGGAGTTTGAAGTCTTGTAGGAAAAactataaataatgttttgtttatttatttaatcaatattcctccagaaaagaaaaaaaacccctcttaaaaatgaaacattgtaAAAGTTTTccaattgtttaattttaaagaacTTCAGTCCCAGAAGCTTTACGCACTGGTTACAGGGTTACATTCTTTTATCTGATCTCTTGAGGTTGACCGGAAATGAAGAATTAAAATGTCTGTATGGAGCGATCAGTAATTTTTCTTCATTAAtcacttgaaataaaatataattaataaatcaaattcaCCTTTCTCATAATGCATGCATGCTTCAAATAGTGTAACATGACACCTATGAAGTGATGTCAATACATATTAGTTAAAATGTTgctggattttattttgttagctctgtgtactttatagtgttacagaacaccctgcacagtttacaagaaacacattgcgtTTTGCTGTGTCCCTTGTTGGCCGTATCGcagagttatatttttaaacatgttgccgactcttttacattttataatcacACAGGAGTTTtcaccaggaaaaaaaaagtcttctaagATCTGTGTGTCACGCTCCCTCCTACAACAGTGCTGGTTTCTGTTCCCATGTGTCATTTCAATCACAGCACAAGCATTCAGGAGTATGTTGAAAAATTGTTGCGATATGGACATCACGGTATTCAGCAAAggaaaagtaatgtgtttcttgtaaacctCGCCAACTGCTAATGCTTTTTCATTGTATGAAAATGTCAGTATCAGGTTGGGTACGGTTTCATCATTTGTTGATGTCGTTTGGTATGGGattttatgaaaatgttggtTTCAGTTTGAGAAAATCATTACCATTGCATCCCTGGTGTAATTGTAATAATCTGCCTATAACCCAGTATGATTGAATGCTGTGTAATAAGgggtaagaaaatgttttaatgcattagTTATCACTCCTTTATTTCTAAATGCTAAAGTTTCCCCGGCTTTTCTGTGTCTTTTTGCCCCTTCAAGGTGGCCGGTCTTGTCCAAGCAAATGTGAAGATGTTTGAAGAACTGCAGGTCTACCGGGCAGCTGATGACACTGAGCAGAAGATCAGTAAGATGGTGAGTCTGTAGCCACCTCACCCTAGTCTAGAAATAGTTACAattttatattgcacattttatattgcacattttCCTTGACCCATTATTATTAAGAGTCTGTGCTGCGGCTGTCTCTTCTTTAACAGCTTGTGTCTCATAAACTGTGTTTTCAGCTGTGAAGGGTCttcacatttttttggttttgaatatGAAAGTACTCTCAATACAATGATTATCTTGGATTATT
Above is a window of Polyodon spathula isolate WHYD16114869_AA chromosome 25, ASM1765450v1, whole genome shotgun sequence DNA encoding:
- the LOC121300131 gene encoding uncharacterized protein LOC121300131 produces the protein MTAFIAHPSVRIKGTENNYNPVLCQDEKCAASSKGNHMHCPFCSIAEAYQDPVILRAHYRVKHVDKGIDFAGLKVLRCCNHCEIVGTIKGEKKFKGAHWHCYRCRNGFNRRDEAVKHYKTHFRNPHTTFQIQITQEVNSRQYYEQSAEAHPKAYGGLAVTAGSNGDYSTIGSVLAQTVIATATGTETLITEVSKDSSVSNGITVGAEETVGPCPQSSGRQTLVLMDPDGESGNLLYEETTNIITEQGGESLDQNLLLEKQLIELHQHNQALRQEKEEVEKKLGAEIQELKDHVAGLVQANVKMFEELQVYRAADDTEQKISKMMESMEKQHQELLQTQLAALRKEMLQGAVNGETGGTLQLALPQDSEGGGDNVISFLEPSHGRGAEAEAGITSLEIMEVQLEHTPHLPKIDSPPTSLYTAEELHEQGGLSPEKRDAEEQPEGESKTKIPRTV